The sequence tttttttttttttttttttttgtggccctGGTGGCTGTGTTCACAAATTGCCTGATACGTGCTGCGCTCATATTTACTCACTCTAGAGGTGAACAGAGCTTGGCAAACACAGCGGCAGTTATTATTGCATCGACACACTTTCAGTTTGCAAATATTCGACGGGCTTGCTCGGTTTCTGCATAGGAAATGATGATGCATCTAACACCACAaccacttaaaaaaacaactttgcaaTTCATATGTCAGCATTTAATCTTTGCCAATGAGGTGACAGGAAGCGGtgggccctctctctctctctctcacacacacacacccacacacatacacgacaTCATACGTGTGCTGACCTCTCATTCGTCATGCCAAATTGGGCCACGCAACCTCACAGCATAACTGAGTGTCagattgatttttcttttaatcctGAGTTCAGCACAATTCCAGGGGGATACAGGGATCCGGTAAACAggttatttttaaccttttgcCCTCCCTCCCTTGAAGAGCTGCTAAGCAGGCCAGAGGTATTCATCACCTCCTCTAAGGAAAGCCTTGCAGCTGTGAAGAAGCCATCATGTCCTCCTCACACTTCTTGGTACTCAGCCAGCCTTAGGTTATGTTGTTGTTCCCCTGTGGAGTACTGAGGTAGCCAGAGAGCTGCTGGATGACTGATGAACAACCTCCCTGCCAACTGTGAACAATCACTTATTGTTTATGGAAtaggatgtaaaaaaaaaaaaaaaggctccctGGGGTCTCTCTGCTTCGGGTGGCACGATGGCGTGCTGCAATGTAAGCGCGAGCACAGCGCTAATAAGCTCATAAATGAACACAATGTGCTGACACCacaagagagaaatgaaaatgtatagTTTGTTCAGCTTCCCTCTTTGCCTGCAGGAGCATTAAACTGAGATGCATTACAGAGTCTATCTTGGCAATGGACACAAGAGAAAGCCGTCTCAGTTGCATTGCTTTAACCAGTGATTTTTGTCGGTGCAAGACAGTTCTATACATGCTGGGCACACATGGTTTGAGTTTATGCAGCCACATGGCATTTTCTGTTTGAGTGTTTCtgaggagagaggcagcaaaTGGTTTCCACGAAAGCCATGGCAGTAAACCCTGTGGCTGCAGCAGCGTACATGTGAGGAAGAGTGAACAGACTTCCAGGAAAATGCAGCTGGCTGCCCTGCAGCTAGGCTGCTCGCAGGAGTTGGGTTACTCCTCGTTCTCTCTCTGAAGTGCAGCTTATCCAACCTTGAAAGCTTTTTGATTGATGGAAGCTGCAACACATAAAGCACGGCAGacatttaggatttaggatatcacaataaaagtttttttttctttaatctcaTTCTgtctccccctgtctctctccagtcctccCTCAGAAACGCCCCCACCTCACAGGCTGTGTCTCCGCCAACATGGAGACTTTCCGCTGCAGATGGAATGCTGGAACATTCCTGAACCTCTCTGAGCCGGGCGATCTCCGATTATTCTACATCAATAAAAAGTGAGAGACACAAACTCATCAGAAGGCAGAAATGGGCTGTTTGTCAAGTCTTGATGCTTACCTACATttcctgtatttaaaaaaaaaaaaaaaatctatagcCACAGCTGGCAATCCTGCCTTCCTTTAGCAGCCGTTGAATGTTTGGTTCTTTAAAGGTTTCATTTGAGATAAAAAGCAGTTTGTCATTAACGTTTATGTTTTCAAAAACCAAGGTAAAATCCCCTCGTAAACCACACTGTGTTTCAGTTTTCTTTATTACTCAacctctgctgctccaggttAAACAGGTGCAGTGCTTTTGCAGCGTGAACTAGAGATTTGCATAACACATCATTAACTAACACGTCATTAGATGTCATTCATTTAAATCTCATCTGTTCACTTCCtttaacatttacacatttacacattgtataaaatgaaaatactgtaaaataactggTTTTCCGGCGAACTGGATATCCTTGCACATCCTTAGCATGAACAAATTTGAGTATCGACATGTTTGTTCTCAGGCTTGTAGCACATCTGCACCCTTTCTGTGTTAACAAACCTTAGAGATCCAATCCAGTGGTAAAACTCTGCTGTAAGATATTCACCTCAACAAATGCCACAAGATTTGAATTGCTGGCTCAAAACAGCTTGTGAATTTTCATGATCAGTATCTCTACATATACTTAGCTTAGAGAATTATTTCTAATACAAAACATTCAAGATCAATGGATGAACGAATGGAAGATTCAACATAATTGGTTTTAGTCATTTGGTATAATACATATGCAGTGAAGTGCTGTTTCCTGCTTCTTTTCCTGCATGCAGTCTTCTTGACCCCATGTTGTCTGTCCACCCTTGCAGGCCCACCCACGTCTCCCCCAAGGAGTGGAGCGAGTGTCCTCACTACAGCACTGACAGGGCGGACGAGTGCTTCTTCAACGAGAACTACACATCCATCTGGACGTACTATAGCGTCCAGCTCCGCTCCCGGGACCAGTCCGTCCTCTATGATGAGGACTTCTTCCATGTTGAAGAGATCGGTAAGCAGAGCAAGTTGCACAGCGGTCGTGAATCCTGCATTTCTTAGAACAAGTTCAATATTTTACCAAACTAGTTCATCTTGAAAAACAGAATACTTTGCAAAGTCCCAACTCTGACTTGCTAAGTTTTATCATTTAAAGTTTGAGTTCTTACGGATTGTGAATGATAAAAATATGCCGACACTGATTGATGCCACCTTCCTCAGTGCGACCTGACCCCCCAGTCGGGCTCAACTGGACGCTGCTGAATGTGAGTCTGACTGGGACTCACTTTGACATCATGGTGAGCTGGGTGCCACCGCAGTCTGCAGACGTGGAGACGGGGTGGATGACGCTGCAGTACGAGGTTCAGTACCGGGAGGCCAGCTCAGCCCTGTGGAAAGTGGTGGGTGTTTCTTTGGATGTTTTGCTCAAATTCTTATTCCCATGACTCACAAGGAAACAATCAAGTTTAAGATCGTGTTTTAAGATCTGATATCATTAAATGACCGATGAATGATCGTTAAATGACACTTCATCATatactgtatttctgcagaATACTTTTTCTTATATCATGGACGTATACTGAGTTTTAGTGTTCGTTTATATATCACAtcaaacatttatttgattatGAGGTTCATTTAAAGACTCTAGCACATACCAAGACTCTAATACAGCTTTGATTGCTTTTgtttatagaaaaaaatgtaattttgaacATAAAGATAACATGTTACTGTCTTCAAAAAACTGTCAAGCTTATTTGAGACATGGCTGCCtgttgtttgcatgtttacTCACTGACTTAGACACCTGCACGTGTTGGTGACTGTTCTATTGTTTGAAAGACTCGGCTTCTCAGCCCAAGGATTTCACAGactgatagaaaaaaaatctgttttccacACCGCAGGTCGACCTTCAGAAAAGTACACAGCGTTCACTTTATGGGCTTCAAACTAACGTCAACCACGAGGTTCGGGTGCGGTGCAGAATGCACGGCCTGAAACACTTTGGAGAGTTCAGCAACTCCGTTTTCATCCACATCCCCTCTAAAGGTAAACATGGAATTCCTAAGTTTACATGCATGTCTGGACAAGCTTGctcagattaaggtgtttacacaAACCTTTGGTAATTTCTGCCGACATCTAAGTGTAAATCTGACTCTGATTAGAGTGAAAAGGAAACCAAAGGTGAGCGGAGTATTTACATGGCCCAGTAATTAGTTTCATATGAGAACAAGTCTTGTAAACATACTACAAATAACACATCACTGCCATTTcatatctgtattttttcagtatGTTTTTATGATGCACAACATTCAttttgcgtgtttgtgtgcttcTTTATCCTCAGTGTCGAGATTCCCTGTTGCAGTTTTGCTCatctttgctgctttgtgtttagTGGGCATCCTGATGTTGGTTATTGTCTCCCAGCAACAAAAGTAAGTATTTTAcacttgtgggttttttttgtgtgggtctgaaatgttttgaaagtgtGGAAAATGATTTAGTCCATCCcaagtttttgctttttttttttttttttttttgctgattgaCTATTATTGGCTGCTACATGCAAAACAAATTGCCCCTCAGGGATGATAAATGAAAGCACTACAGAAAATCATGCACCCATTCACCAAGACATTGTGGATTACTTGTCCTTGAGAAGATGCCAGTGTGCCTCTGTTATTAACGATGTTATTCAGAAATGTTGTTAAGttgtaaagtgtttttgtaCAGAGGTCTGAATAAGTATGGAGGCGAATAATGTTAGTAAGAGTATTTCAATCAAAACTTTGACCTTGTCCAATATCTAAATTATCAAACTAACATTCAGTTTATAGTTGTTCAATTAATGTTTTCTGAATTTGTATGATTGTGTAATGTCAGACTAATCATGTTCTCTCCATCCTTTCCTAAGGTTGATGGTTATTCTTTTGCCTCCTGTCCCTGGGCCTAAAATAAGAGGAATTGATCCTGAACTCCTCAAGGTAAACCTCAACAAATGACCCTGAGCCACAGTGTAGAAGGTGTGCCTCTTGGACACCAGAAATGTACAGCTGGGCCATCTAGAGATGTTGTGGACCAACATAATTCAGCTCaacatcagtggttttcaatggCCACATAGTTTTGTCACTAACTCGCCTGCCTCCTTTTAAGCAAAACCTAGTTTAATGACACTGGAGGCACAAAAATCAGATCCTGTGTACTGGTATAATGTATAGCAGTTCAATAAATAGATATTCACCTATTTTCCAACATCAATCAGTGTCAGAAAGATGTCAGATCATTGACATTCAACAACTTACCGTAGGTTCTGGGCAGAAAAAAGGGTTTAGTTGAAGCATTTTAAACTTACCCTTTATTATAGCATTTGTTTCAATAGTTTGaacctgaattttttttgttcaatgaCTTTCAAGCAAATCATTTTCTACTCATTTTTGAGTGTCAAGTCTGTTTTCTTGGTTTTACAGAAAGGCAAGTTGGGGGAGCTGACCTCTATTCTGGGTGGCTATCCCGAACTGAGACCAGAGCTATACAACAGCGACCCCTGGGTGGAGTTCATCGATTTAGACATCGAGGAGCAGACCTTGACAGACCTGGACACCGACTGCCTCGTGGACCGCTCCCTGTCCTCCAACTGCTCTCCCGTCTCCATCGGCTTCAGAGACGACGATTCAGGTCGCGCCAGCTGCTGTGACCCAGATCTCCCCAGTGACCCTGAGGCATCGCCCCTCCACCCGCTTCTCCCGAACCGCAGCAGCTCCAGTCCGGATCCCTCGGACCCGGTCGCCTCAGATCCCAGCTCCCCGGTACACAGCCCCACCACTGGGGAACCGCCCTTCGCTGTCCCTGGCAGAGAGGACCTGTACACCCAGGTGAGCGAGGTGAGGCCATCTGGAGAAGTGCTGCTGGCACCTGAGGAACAGACTGATGTGGAGAAGACCACGAgtaaagacacagagaaagaaactggagtggaaaaggagaaagaaaacgCAAAGAAAGAGATTCAGCTACTGGTAGTGAACGCAGATCACGGAGGTTACACCTCGGAGCTGGACGCAGGGAAGCTGACCCCAAGAATGTCCGCTGCAGAAATGAGTGAATCCTGCCAGAGAGAAGACTCGAGTTCTGTGCCATCCCAAGCTTTTGTGGACTACCAGAGGCCGTATCTTGAATCAGATATGACCCCCGTTTCCCCACTTCCCCCTGCTCCTGTCTACACCATGGTAGAAGGTGTGGACAGGCAGAACAGCCTCCTGCTGACACCAAACCCAACACCTGCCCCCCAGACGATAATACAGAAGGCCTTGCCTACACCAGGGGGTTATCTGACCCCGGACCTTTTGGGAGACATCACACCGTAGATCACTGGGGAACTATGGATAGTTGGGATTATTCAGTGAAAGGCACAGATAGGCTCGGGAACTCTCTTTGAAAGGAACTCCCGAGTTTCCTGACGTCAGTGCTGAGCGTCGGCACTGCTGAAATATCAGGAGACTATCTGTGCCTGTCGTGCCATCACCTCTCTACCTCCTGTAACTTCCACTTAATGGGACTCTTAAGTCTACAGAGGTCAttacaagtgaaaaaaagagagcgtATGAGGGTGTTTTACTGAGGGTGTGCCAAAGGGAAATAATGCCAAGCAGGGCCAGAGATTGCCTCTGTTATTGGATGTTGAGTATATACATATTTCAAACTGAAAAGCTCTATGAAACACTACTTTTTAGATATATATCTGTCAAATTACTTTGTCAAACATTTGTACATGTCAGATATGTCTCTTTTAAAACAGGTTAAGTCATTACAATCCTCTCCAAAAATGCCTATAATTAAAGATGAAACACAGGTCCTCCTTGTcaacagcacagtgaggctttTCATCATCTTTCTATTCCCTCTGATACTTTAAAAAATCCATACTGATGCAAGAAAACAGTTACTTTACCAATAGGTATTGCTTTTTTCTTAGCCCTGTTGTgggtatttttacattttactgtgaTTGCCGATGCCTGGGTCTTTCTGCAAGGTAAAACAAAGCACGGGTGGCATGTAAGAGGATCAACTGGTGCATAAGAGGCTTGTCCTACTTGGTGCCATTTCATACTCTGTCTTTAGATTCATGTTCTCTACTGTGAAATGTTTCCAGTGCTGACAGCAAGtatattttgtaatttgcaGTGTTCAGGGGAATTGGTGTATGTGTGCTCTGTTAATGTTTGGAGGGTGTGTGCGCGTGCTGTTCAAGCTTGCAGCATTTATTAGGCCTCAGGCCAACAAGTGCGTGAAATGTACATAAAAGATGAGCTACGTGTTGAATTTGTACAGTCATTGTGTATCGGTTCAAAACTGCAAGTGACAAATAAACAACTTTCATATTTTGTCCCATTGTATTCTTGCTATTTGTCTTTTGTCCCAGTCTGCCTCTTTGATCTATTTCAGAGTCCGGGTTAAAAACAAGGTCAGCACACCCTGTTGCAGCTTTTAAATCTCATCTTGATGTTTTTTCCTAACAACTGGTAGTAATtgcttcctttttccttttccttgtccttttttttttttttttttttaaattaaacctcTTGCAATTTTCTCTAACTGCTTATAGTTGCTTATAGTTTTAacttgtgtgtatatgcataagTTTAGCTCTTGCAACTGTTCTTTAATGCTCcttttgttctgttattttgttcTCGCCTTAAGCATGCTGTGTTTATTGCTTGAAAACTGCCCTACAAATAAaatttcactattattattatcattattattattgttattactattattattatcacctACTTAACCTTTTTTCCATAGCACTGCACGTAGCAATAATACACAATAACACACGgaagaggttgtttttttttccagttaagcGAGGAGATAAGTGAAAACTAGCGCCTCTTGGACTGTTTTAATCGTGTGCTAGCTAGTAAGGCTTTAATTATATTGAAACAGTATTTGTTTCTATAGTAGCCTATAGTACAGTAGGTGCTTTTTGGATATTTTACAGACCACGGGGGACCAGAAATGCAGAGGTTAGCCTGTGTTAAACTTGACATCTTAATGGAAAACTTCGCTCGACTGGAACAGGTGATTTAAagcgagctaacgttagctaacggcTAGGGGCTCGTCACGATGTGTAAcctctgtctgcagtgttttgCTGGTTACCTTTAACCTTCCTGTCACTGAGTTTTAGcactcagtttttgtttttgtttttgcttttcttcgCTGTTGCCGAGCAGAAAGTCACAGATCTTCACGGTAAGAACAACAGTCTGGAGATCAAGCTGGAGGAAGCCACCAGGCTCTTGAATTTCAACataaacaaagtgaagagtttaACCGAGGGTGAGTTTCCTCCTCTTAACAAAACGTGTCCACAGatacacaatgaaaaaaagaaagaaagttagTAAGGAACATATTTTATACAAGTTTTATTGCTGGATTTGACCGTCCTAATTAAACTGAACCAGTTGATGTgtatttgtctccctctgctgGTGATGTTGCCAAACGACAAGTATAGTTTAAATGAAGCTGTAGAGCAGGCAGCAGGGTTGCCAGAtttgtgagacaaaagcagccaaacagcaactcaaaaccagcccaaaacccgcccaacctggtataaaaagggcccaaaaatcagcccaataccagaactcaaaacatgcccataaaaatccatatatgttgcttttaaagtccaacagcattgctagaaatgcaaaatgcactataatatctataaaataacatcataaacattaaaggcaatttcccaggcaaaggcagttgaaaatcatttcagctcaccagTTAAACTGCTGgttgtctccaacataaaaaagaacgggtaaaaactccatgaacttgaactatttacagcgctgtccagtttctttttagacatgttgagatccctcaccctggtccctgtcatacagaactgtactgaacaaggccagcatctctctggcgggctcaaactcgtggcagcagattagtcattcaaaatataaatcttaattcataggcattattcatcatctgtatgccacaggtctgcccaagcccaacccacggacaaaatttgttacccgcggcaacacttaaaaaatagcccaatttggcggaaaaaacgcgaaCTTGGCAACCCTGGCAGGCAGTCTTGCCAGGTAGGCTAAAGCAAAATATTACTAGGTAGGTATGGCACGTTGTATGGCATTTACCATAGCCTGAATAAGTCCATATTTGATATTGCACTTTGTTTATTAATGTAAAGGTTGAAGCTGAGGAAGGCCAAAACCCCCCAGGTTAATGCCAAGGCTGAATTGTTTGTCTTGAAtctgatgttttgatgtcaaatgtacagaaaaaacataaacattagaGTGAAATgttcttatattttgggttatgatgttttgagttttttttttttttggagaattgAGTGACACTCATTTCATTCTTTATCACATGCAAGACCTTTGAAACTGTGTAGTCTGTCGTTAATCATTCAAAAGGATAAACAAATATCAAACAAAATACCCAGAAGAGTATCTGGAAGTCAAAGGGATCACATCAGGGCCTTTAATGTCCAATGTGTCCCTCTAAACTGACAGTTTGTTGAGCTGTATTCAATATATATCACACTGGCTAAATAATATTTTTCCAGTTATCAGTAATTGTTCTATGTTAGGTGATACAAATAGGATTTGGAAGTTAGGTGCCAAATATTAGATATTAATTGTGGGGATTTAGCCATTACTAGGGTTTTGtgaacagacttttttttttttgctgctgaccATTCATTTGCCTCACTGCTGTTGAATGAAGAAATAACACTCGCTCAGcagattatatatattttttaatgctttttattttcctgtcacCTCAAATTGATGGTTACTTGGTCAAATATAAGTCAGATGGAATTTATAGGACCATTAATGACAGGAAATGTGCTCCAATAAGCGTTACCATGTTCAGATAATGTTAGGTAAGTTGTCAACCACATAAAAGTTGGTATGCTGTACACTTTCGAATACTTTCTGGTGTGTTTGTGAaccttcacacactcacaatattCTTTTATGTGGCAAAAACAGCACTATTTGACCAAGGCTGTGttgcagagagagacaacatgCTGGACACAGTGAACAAACTCCAGCTGACTCTTCAAGAGCAGAGTAACCTCAGAGGTAAGGTGCCTCTGTTGCAATCAGGGCTAGGCAATATATTGATAGTATACCAAAATTGTGATATATGACTaaatatcgtctgggattttagatattgtaatattgtgatatgacataaatggcatcttttcctggttttaaaggctgaattcCAGTAAATGAATGCAATTTTCCGAACTTGGTAATCTGTTTttagattttatgttttttgtctcTACCTATTTGGTCaccatatccacattactagtCATTAgtaatcaaaaatctcattgtgtaaatttTGAAATCCCTTCAATATTTAATTCGGGGCATCCAGCCAAAAATGTTGTGATATATGATTTtatccatatcacccagccctagttGCAAATTGTTAAGTCAGACTTTTAATAACCCTATCGAAAGAAAATGTATGAAGTGAACATTTTTGGGGTGGTAGAATCACAATTGgggcaaaaactgaaaatgaaccCAAATGAAAAAATACGGGGGAATTTCTGCTTTAAGATTtatgtttgccttgtttttgtcatcttgATACTACTTCAAAATTGTTTATCTTGCAGTGGAGAATGAGAAATTGAAGGGCAGCATGGAGGACCTGAAACGACAGAATGAGAAAACAGCAGAGGTAAGGTTAGATCTTGTTTTAGATGTCTTTCCTGTGTATACAGTAGTTGAATTAGAGATTATTTTTCTGGCAGTGAATAAATGCAGTAGAAACACCACATGGAGAGGTTTCTAAAAAACTAATACAGCTGTCCAATATAGCAACCTCAAAGTAAAACATGCAGGAAGATTAATTTATGTGTGTTATATATCCTGTAAACTAGTGTTGATTAGAGACTTTATATATTGAAGTGTTTACCACAGGAAACTAGGTTACTTGTGGTGGCGGCCAGCTCACGTAATAAAAAGTACATGTAGAAAAAGGACACGCTGAACTCCAATCTCAACCAAGATGAAAGAAGATCCAAAGTGAAAATGGCCAGTGctcaaaaatcaaattaattttcttctttttatgaaACGGCACCATATATTTCAGGTGCATGTCTTGTTCAGTAGTGTGTCTGAAGAGGGCATGCAGCCAACACATAtgatgtgtgtcagtgagatttgtttgtgtattaatAAAGAGGAATATCCATGACTTTGTGTTTGAGTGGTAATTCTTATCAGTCGTACTGAAACGTACATCTCACACACCTGTGGAAATCAGGAGAATGAAACATCTGTGTAGTGTGAGAACCACAGCAAATACATTGTTGTTAATGTAAGTGTATCAGTTTGAAAAATCTGTTGTTGtatataataatgatgatgttgTATAGAAAAAgaattttctcctccttcttgcCTCTCTGTCAAGGCTGGGTGTCCTTGGGTATTTTTAGAAAACGTAACTTCAGCCCTTCAAAATCaatactgatttaaaaaaaaaaaaaaaaaaaaaaaattccatttaatacttaaaaaaaaaaaaagcacattttagtATGCACACAAAAACTATTTCGTTCATCGACATTGGTACATTTCATCTGTATTTCACAATCAGCATGCTTGGTTGATTTTCCTCATAAAAATACTCAGAAAGTAGAATAAACATTGCATTTCTACTGTTAGAATCCAAACCTCTGAAAGCTTTACAGTGCCTCTCGAAACCTTAAAGTTGGTACTGATTCCAAAAATCGTCACAGTAGTAATAGGAATAATTTTTCTCCGCCCAGTCACAGTCTGAAGTGATGTTGCTCTGCGTTGTCAGGAGCGAGGGGCCGAGGTGCAGCGGCTGCTCACAGACatgaaagcagaggaggagagacaccAGAGGGAGCTAGAGACTGTGAGGCAGCAGTGCAGCACTGAGCTGGACGAGGCCCACAAGGAAGCCCTCAATCAGTGTAAGCCCTCCGtcccaggaagaaaaaaaatcttagacTAAAGCTGTTCTACTGACTCTGTACAAAAAGATAAATAAGGTGTAGTGTGTAATATTACTGGGTGTTAGAGGGAATCTTTTCACTCTGATACAGGCTACAGAaacttacactatattaccaaaagtattcgctcacctgcctttactcatactatgaactgaagtgccatcccattcctaacccatagagttcaatatgatgtcggtccaccttttgcagctattacagcttcaactcttctgggaagactgtccacaaggttgaggagagtgtttacaggaatttttgaccattcttccaaaagcgcattggtgaggtcacacactgatgttggtcgagaaggcctggctctcagtctccgctctaattcatcccaaaggtgttctatcgggttgaggtcaggactctgtgcaggccagtcaagttcatgcacaccagactctgtcatccatgtctttatggaccttgctttgtgcactggtgcacagtcatgttggaagaggaaggggcccgctccaaactgttcccacaaggttgggagcatggaattgtccaaaatgttttggtatcctgaagcattcaaagttcctttcactggaactaaggggccaagcccagcacctgaaaaacaaccccacaccataattcctcctccaccaaatttcacagtcggcacaatgcagtctgaaatgtaccgttctcctggcaacctccaaacccagactcgtccatcagattgccagatggaaaagcgtgattcatcactccagagaacgcgtctccactgctctagaggccagtggcggcgtgctttacaccattgcatccgacgctttgcattgcacttggtgatgtgtggcttggctgcagctgctcggccatggaaacccattccatgaagctctctgcgtactgtacttgggctaatctgaaggtcacatgaagtttgtagctctgtagcaattgactgtgcagaaagtcggcgacctctttgcactatgcgcttcagcatccgctgacccctctccgtcactttacgtggcctaccacttcgtggctgagttgctgttgttcccaaacgcttccattttgttataatagagctgacagttgactggaatatttaggagcgaggaaatttcacgactggatttgttgcacaggtagcatcctatgacagttccacgctggaattcactgagctcctgagagcggcccattctttcacaaatgtcttgtttcacagtctgcatgcctgagtgcttgattttatacacctgtggccaggccaagtgattaggacacctgattctgatcatttgaatgggtgagcgaatacttttggtaatatagtgtatcttgATGGCATATTAACCCTTTCTCAAACCCAGGGAAGCTTCCTGACCTCATGTTTAGGTAGCATTTCAAAGCAGGAAATTGAAATTTACAAATTGTAGTACTTCTCCAGCGGTTCCTCAGGCAGTGTGGGAAATCCTACACCGCCTTACGACATCTGTTAAAATCAATGGTGGACGGAGGGTCCTGTGATTTGACAGTCTTTTAATCAAAACCAACCTTTGATTTCACACAATTAAATATATCTAACATCTTCAGCTCATTCTGTATTGAAAATATCAGTAGAAACTCATAAGGGACGACAGCTAATACTCATTTGTTACAGGAATACTGCTACACCTGGCGTAGTTTATCTACAAGGTGTCTGCAGGTCCCTAAGAactcttaaaatgtcttaattcaATTTGATGAATATGAGGTTTTAAAGTTATTAAATCTTGAATTTTAATGTTTGAGGTCTTTATTTcaacataaacattttatctGGTCCCATTTAGCCATCTTGTGCATCACAATTTACATATAACTCACTAAGTCTTCCAGTGACCCTAGGTCTACCTTTATAATATAATGCATTTGTCATATAATTCCTCACTTTATTCTTTCCAGTCGTACTGACCTGCACAGAGAAATCCTGAGTGCTGTGGGTAAAAGTCGGGCTGGATTTA comes from Myripristis murdjan chromosome 12, fMyrMur1.1, whole genome shotgun sequence and encodes:
- the ccdc152 gene encoding coiled-coil domain-containing protein 152, whose translation is MQRLACVKLDILMENFARLEQKVTDLHGKNNSLEIKLEEATRLLNFNINKVKSLTEERDNMLDTVNKLQLTLQEQSNLRVENEKLKGSMEDLKRQNEKTAEERGAEVQRLLTDMKAEEERHQRELETVRQQCSTELDEAHKEALNQLEAKDAEVQKLLARKDLELEEMKKKLRDQEKERQSELLKLQMEFGAKLAKVQSAAQSSQLQQSSSFLPQSVFRKKLQVFQEEKNKEIAALRHRIKELEEHQRAGGLIENRPKRKKM
- the LOC115368680 gene encoding growth hormone receptor-like isoform X2, with translation MATALSVLLFLHIMTVSAQESPSDQVLPQKRPHLTGCVSANMETFRCRWNAGTFLNLSEPGDLRLFYINKKPTHVSPKEWSECPHYSTDRADECFFNENYTSIWTYYSVQLRSRDQSVLYDEDFFHVEEIVRPDPPVGLNWTLLNVSLTGTHFDIMVSWVPPQSADVETGWMTLQYEVQYREASSALWKVVDLQKSTQRSLYGLQTNVNHEVRVRCRMHGLKHFGEFSNSVFIHIPSKVSRFPVAVLLIFAALCLVGILMLVIVSQQQKLMVILLPPVPGPKIRGIDPELLKKGKLGELTSILGGYPELRPELYNSDPWVEFIDLDIEEQTLTDLDTDCLVDRSLSSNCSPVSIGFRDDDSGRASCCDPDLPSDPEASPLHPLLPNRSSSSPDPSDPVASDPSSPVHSPTTGEPPFAVPGREDLYTQVSEVRPSGEVLLAPEEQTDVEKTTSKDTEKETGVEKEKENAKKEIQLLVVNADHGGYTSELDAGKLTPRMSAAEMSESCQREDSSSVPSQAFVDYQRPYLESDMTPVSPLPPAPVYTMVEGVDRQNSLLLTPNPTPAPQTIIQKALPTPGGYLTPDLLGDITP
- the LOC115368680 gene encoding growth hormone receptor-like isoform X1, translating into MFPAELDVMATALSVLLFLHIMTVSAQESPSDQVLPQKRPHLTGCVSANMETFRCRWNAGTFLNLSEPGDLRLFYINKKPTHVSPKEWSECPHYSTDRADECFFNENYTSIWTYYSVQLRSRDQSVLYDEDFFHVEEIVRPDPPVGLNWTLLNVSLTGTHFDIMVSWVPPQSADVETGWMTLQYEVQYREASSALWKVVDLQKSTQRSLYGLQTNVNHEVRVRCRMHGLKHFGEFSNSVFIHIPSKVSRFPVAVLLIFAALCLVGILMLVIVSQQQKLMVILLPPVPGPKIRGIDPELLKKGKLGELTSILGGYPELRPELYNSDPWVEFIDLDIEEQTLTDLDTDCLVDRSLSSNCSPVSIGFRDDDSGRASCCDPDLPSDPEASPLHPLLPNRSSSSPDPSDPVASDPSSPVHSPTTGEPPFAVPGREDLYTQVSEVRPSGEVLLAPEEQTDVEKTTSKDTEKETGVEKEKENAKKEIQLLVVNADHGGYTSELDAGKLTPRMSAAEMSESCQREDSSSVPSQAFVDYQRPYLESDMTPVSPLPPAPVYTMVEGVDRQNSLLLTPNPTPAPQTIIQKALPTPGGYLTPDLLGDITP